The Candidatus Delongbacteria bacterium genomic sequence AGCTCTTGGCATTGTTTAATCTCCTTTAAATTCCTGTAAGCAACAGCTTAATTCTTTTCTCTTCACACGTTGCAAGAATTGTGTTTTTTCTCAAGTGTCTTTTTGTTTTTGAAGTTCTGTTAGACAAAAGATGACTGGTAAAAGCTGATCTTTTTTTCACTTTACCATTAGCTGTAAGCTTCATTCTTTTTCTAGCAGCTCTGTGTGTTTTCACCTTAGGCATGCTTTTCTCCTGTTAATTCATCAACTCGCGAATGTTTGGGTGGTAATATAATAAATTTCTATTTTTTCGCAAGTATCATCATAATTCTTCTAACACCTTCTGCTTTAATCTCAGAGTCAAATTTAGCAATATCTTCCAGAGATTCATAAAACTTCTTCAGTACAGCAAACCCAAGCTCCTTATGAATTATCTCCCTACCTCTGAACTGAAGAAAGACTTTTACTTTATTACCCTCTTCAATAAATTTTCTTGCACTTTTTGACTTGATTAGGATATCGTTGTCATCAATATTAGCAGACATAATACGTATCTGTTTAACACTGACCGTGTGCTGTTTCTTCTTATTATCTTTTTCTTTACGGGTTTGCTCATATCTGTACTTCCCGTAGTCCATAATTTTACAGACAGGAGGTTTTGCAGTTGGAGCAATCTCTATAAGATCTAACTGCTTATCAATAGCAATTTTGTTAGCTTCTTTAGAGCTTACCACGCCCAATTGAGTACCATCAGAGTCAATAAGTCTTACTTCTGGGTAATCAATGTCTTCGTTCATTTTAACTTGAGAGTCATTATTAGCTTTGTCTGAAAAATTTTTCTTTGCCAAT encodes the following:
- the infC gene encoding translation initiation factor IF-3 → MNEDIDYPEVRLIDSDGTQLGVVSSKEANKIAIDKQLDLIEIAPTAKPPVCKIMDYGKYRYEQTRKEKDNKKKQHTVSVKQIRIMSANIDDNDILIKSKSARKFIEEGNKVKVFLQFRGREIIHKELGFAVLKKFYESLEDIAKFDSEIKAEGVRRIMMILAKK
- the rpmI gene encoding 50S ribosomal protein L35 encodes the protein MPKVKTHRAARKRMKLTANGKVKKRSAFTSHLLSNRTSKTKRHLRKNTILATCEEKRIKLLLTGI